The following is a genomic window from Xyrauchen texanus isolate HMW12.3.18 chromosome 6, RBS_HiC_50CHRs, whole genome shotgun sequence.
atagatatatgtgtgtgtgtgtatatatatatatatatatatatatatatgtgtgtgtgtgtggctaataaatgtttttgtggctatatatgtatataaatgtgtgtgtgtgtatatacatatatatatatatatatatatatatatatatatggcctttttaatattttaaataacacacCCATATATCTCATATTTTGCCTGCTAGAATAATACAGTATCCTGCTTTAGTTAGCTGAAATATATTACCTATATTTAATCATCATatgaattttacaacaaagaaaaTGATTGCACTCTCTCTGTGTAGTTCATGGGACTCCTGTTTTCTGCCCAGAAACAAGTAACCTCAGTTCTGATCAGCTTCTGATTGGTGAGTTTCATTAACATCAATAATCAAATGCTCAGGAGAGATTAAACAGACCAGCAATTGTCATATAAAATGcttatgtaatacattttcattcataagaaatgttaaaccacaaacacacagtatatacaataaACTTGAAGGCGAAAATAAATGCTTTCAGTgaaatatgtgtatgtttgtgtgtgtatgaacaGGTTGTCTGGGTGTACGGCTCTCCTGGCTGTATGCTGTGTTTGATGATCTGCTGTCAGTGCTGGACTTTGCTGTTAATCTGCGTTGCGAGACTGGAATCTGTCCCGCAGACATTCAGAACCACGGGCATTACTGCAGTAATGCTAAAACACAGGAcgaagcacacacacatatacagcctGCCGACACATTGGACCGGTGAGAGAACACACAGAGTGGGCGAGAGATGGGAAGGAGATGAAATTAGACTCAGGAGGTGGTAGAAAGACTTTAAAAGGATGTATTAACTTCACAGTGGAGTCCACGCATACTCATACTCACACTCAGTGTGTGCCCTGACCCCTCTTATTTTCTATTATGTGGCTCTCTATGCAGTGGGAAAACAGAGATTAAACAATGAAAATGAGTCAAGTGCGCAACAAACAGATTGGCACTTTATTGCATTTACATACATGTGAATACATTCAAATGTATTCACAGGCAATGTAGGCAGGTTTTGCCAGAATtgtagggaccaaatgtccccacaaggataatAAAACCTGAAATCGGCAGCATTGTGGGAGAAAACTGCTTAggaaacatactaaataatgtgaGGCTGTAATAGgaaagtgaaaaaaaagaaatgaaaaaagcaAGATTGGGAGATAGAAAATATAGTTTTGCTCACTATAAAAACAGGAGAAGTCAAAGAAAATCCCGACCAgacaaacaaatgtgtgtgtctgtgtgtgtaggtgtTGTCTAACCCATTGGAGATGTTATCAGGAGGTAAAGGAGAGAAACTGCAGTCGTCCGACACCTATACACACCAACTACACCTGCAGCTACAACTCCAGCTGTGGTACATGCACACTTTCAAAACAAATCTTGGCAGATTTTTACTTAGCACAGAGCTTAGTGATATTAATTAAACATAATAGTGTACGATTAAACTTTTTTCAGTGATCTGAAAGATTTCGTAACCAATTTTTGCAGATACGTTGGATTTCTGTGATGAAGGATTCTGCCTTTGTGATCGGACAGTTATAGACTGCATTAGCTCCaactatccaatcacaaaacaggaTGGAGATAACCAACCAGTCACATCACAGACAGGTAACACAACTAACAACTAAGAGGAAAGAGATTGCACATGTAGGGAAGAGAGAGCAGCGTGTGTTTTCagatacatatgtatatattataaaacaatatacagtatgtttataaaTTAGTtctgtcaatcaattacatttttttattgaattagaggatatgccaattaattattcaaattaactGCAATTAATCACTCACATCAATATTTGTCGAGAAagtttttatattgaaaaatgattcaatataaaataatgaaatagttACAAATAAccaaatgtaaataattacactcactggccactttattaggtacacctgcacatctacttattcatgcaattatctaatcagccaatcatgtgacagcagtgtaatgtatgaaACCATTCAgatatcagaatggggaaaatgtgatctcagtgattttgaccatggcatgattgttggtgccagacaggttggTTTAAGTATCTGTAACTGCTGAGCCCCTGGgattttcatgaacaacagtctctagagtgtaaaagaatggtgtgaaaaacaaaaaacatccagcgagcggcagttctgtgggcaaaaatggcttgttaatgatagaggtcagaggaaaatggccagactggtccaagctgacaggaaggtgacagtaacccaaataaacatgcGTTATATGCAGAAAAGCCTgctctgacaaatctggattccTACTGAGGTACACAAATGACAGGCCCACAGCAGCCTCAGTTgtttgttcttggctgacagaagtggaacccgacatggtcttctgctgttttagcccattcacctcaaggttcgacatgttgtgcattctgagatgctattctgctcactacaattgtacagaggtggtacctgagttactgtagcctttctgtcagctcaaaccagtctggccattcactgttgacctctctcatcaacaaaccTTTTtcctccacagaactgccgctcgctggatgttttttgtttttcgcaccattctctcaGCATCTGGCCCACAAATCATCTTTTTGTGGCCCGCGTGATGTTTTcatctaaaaaaattattgaatgtttatgtattttgAGGTGTCAATTTTCTAGGACAATTACAGTAATTCTCAGTATTGATAAACTGCTGAACCATTATAGAGTAGGGTGACTAGAAATCCCCGTTTTTTGTGGACAGTCCCGGTTTTAGGTGGTCTGTCTCTGACTGGAGATGTCCCTGGAAATGTCTCTGTTTTTTTCCCGAGTATTCAAAACAGCCCCCATATGAAATATTTAATGGCAATAAACAGCCCGAGCAACAAGGCCTACCGTGTGATGTTTATTTTGACCAGcagagggggctgctcgctaTAGCAGCTTCAAATCATTGATCTTCCTTTCCTGATTAATTAGTCTGGccagttttgccattaagaacTGGACCAGGCAATTGATGATAATTATCATCATTGATTTAAGCTTCAAGGTAAGGCAAATACTAGTTATTTATGTTATAaagttatattgttatgtattttaTAACAGGTTCTGAATTTGGCACGGGATTGAATTAAAAGTCTGCCCTCATATTGTGGGAATTCCTGCACAGTGTAATATTCAAACACTAAAGGAAGTACCTtcttggttgattagataatcacatgaataagcagATGCacaagtgtacctaataaagtggccggtgtgtgtatatatgtaatatatagagtaaatataataattcagataattacaatACATTGCATTATGTGTCAGACAAGTACAGCATTGATTAGGCAaatcaaaaagtggctttagaaagtaatatattgtttatgtccatattattgaacataagtctatCGTTGTCCTTATATCCTCagaaatccattttgcaattgaatttgtcaatctgtctgagGTAGACTTagtataagggcttttctaaggacatgTCTACACATGTGTCTGACAGacgcttttggagcgtctcactttggttgcgccgagtcataaacaatgtttgtatgacaccgtgtcaagttaaatattgtttgaaatgtagaaaaaaaactttttgagaTCCCCGTATTCAAAGTtgtgctccatccagctgtgttaGAACGTGTGCTCATCTTGTACTGGCTGCTGTTTGTAAGTGTGGtctgttgcctgtacagctgcatGTTACCTGTACAGCTAGATTTAcgcttactgccccctactgaaTACATGAAGGTGGAACTTCAATCATGAATTGCTGCAATTGAAGGAATATTTCTTATTGTGGTCCAGTATTATGgttaattgcattcattttttatgttttatataattataataaatagccctaatataaatatttCCTTGGTTTTAatctattttctgttttatttttccttttcaatattTTCTTTTGTGACAGATCTTCCTGATAATGACACCTACACCAGTGAGGTGTCCTATGGAATAGGTAAGACTCTAAAGACACATACGCAGTCTTAAGAGAGCACAGCTTTGGTTCTGGATGTAAAAATcctattcattttctccataggcaaaCTGATTTTGAACAATATCTtactaccgtgagctctgaggttgttattAGATGGTATGAGATTctattgaagccatcagtccacattatttaaacttatttttttttaaataaatcatgtttaatagtgaaattcctggtgaagaaagaCTCTAGCACCGCCCACTTTCATTGGGCAACATTAATGACGCAACACtgtcaaactacttatatatttttatacttctgaatattttgcaataaacctaATATATATTGTTCCTATACTGATAATCAACAACTAATAATAATCAAAAGCCTTGTActtttgtctttatgtttttTGCATTAAATCAAAATTTGTGTTCACCTCGGAACtaattggtttggttcatggcttagaactcttgtatgaaggattttataataTTCCTATggaaaaaaatccataaaatggctaaaaagatggcaggcactgttgcactctttaGTCACCAAGGGTCCCACCCACTTGCTTACACCAttcaaatctttttattttttttcaagtaTTGATTGACAaaatacttaatataaaaataagacaACGAGAGTGACAGACAGGTAGTCAGTAAGAGAGAAACTCAGTTTCTCGATGATCAAATCATTGTAGTGTGTTGTGTTTCTCAGACAGGGTGGAGGTTTCTCAATCAGATTTTGACATGGAGGTCCTCTCCTATGGTAACAAAAAACTGCACACACATACGCATACGTACAACCTTATAATATGTCCTTATGTCAACCTTTTTCATACAATTCTAATGATGATGTTCTCTCAGGTCTGAATGACACATTGAATGAGACTATGAGCAACTTCACCAATGAGCTGGTGTCAGTCAACGGCTCTCAAACCAACCAGAGCACAGAGAACCCTGCGATATATCAGACTGGTAAAGATTTCTATCAAACTTGCTCAGAGTATGGCTCTCCCTCTCACAATTGATTCAGGAAACTCCACTAAACTGAGGAAGCTTTAAAGGATGAATTTAATTTACAGGTCCAGAGGAAGTAGAGATTGAAGAACAAGATGAAAGAGGTGGAGGACAGAAACTCAGAAAGGGGAATTACAGgacaggaggaggaagaggagggaaTGGAATATGAGGATGTTCAAGGTTTCTCTAATGGTGAGTGTGATGTTTGTTTCACAGCTTTAATTTCACACCAAGCAAGCTTCTTATTTTCATCATGGGTGACAGAATATGACCATGTGATATGTATCATCAGCAGTGTTGGTTAGTAAAGGACTAAATTTAATCTGATATATGtgatcagattacaaaaaattaagtacttgtaattataatatattacattttaaattagattACATTTGTAAGATTACAGATACTTTTAAATGATTACATATATATTGCATCATCTCAGACTAAAAGAGGCACCCaaggcaaaagaaaaaaagaaaaaaaaaaaaaagaatgctatttgatttaattttaaaatgagaTTTTCATTCCCcttgagtcgcaagttcgaatccagggcatgctgagtgactccagccaggtctccttagcaaccagattggcctggttgctagggagggtagagtcacatgggataacctcctcgtggtcgctataatgtggttcgttctcggtggggcgcgtggtgagttgtgcatggatgcatagtgtgaagcctccacacacgctatgtctccgcggtaatgtgctcaacaagccacgtgataaaatgcgcagattgacgttctcaagaagcggaggcaacagacattagtcctccaccacccggattgaggaacCACACCACCTCGAATTTAGTGCACATTGAGAATtatgcattccaaattgggaagaaaaagggagaaaaaaaactttttattttcattaaaacatgcaACATCCAAGCAATCCAAAAGGAAgcagattagattacctaaaaaatgtaatctgaaaTATTACATTACTGATCACAATTGTAGTTGTGTAATTGGTTATAACGTCTTGTTTGTGTTTTAGTTACAGCCGTTCTGATGACAGAAGAAAGGGAAATCCTTACTAGTCATGACACAATGAAATTAACCACAAATTGTGAGCATAAAAAATACACCATCACTTAAAACGCCAGAGAAGATATTCAGTGTGTCATTTTACTTACAGTCTCTTAATATTTTTTATCTTATTACAGATGAGCAGACCGTTAGCACACAGCTAACCTTAATTACAGGATCACAGACTGTCACACACttaccaaaaacacacacatacacaagcacacattCAAACCCCCCACAACACTTATCAATCACACAGAGACCTGCCTCTACTACCTACATAACACCTgcaaccacatacacacacactctcacacaccctgACCACCAAACAGCTGAAGAAGAGGAGGAAAGTAATGAAGATGAAACAGTGGATGATGAAGGCACATTGCCGCCAGTTACAAGCAACACTTTAAAACCTGCATACACGCCTGCACATGGTATACACAAAACACACGTGGTAAAACCCCTTACACATACATCTAGTCCTGgtacacacagaacacacaccgTTAAACCACTTACACATATAACTGCCCCTGGTGTACACACAACACGCACCATAGAGTCGTATGTTAGTGCACCTTCTCACACCATAAAAGAGGAAAAGAGCGATGAATCAGTGGTGAGAGAAGAAGACCAGGAAACAGTGGAGAAAGACAATGACAAAGAAATAGAAGTACAGCAAACACAAACCAATCAAAGCATGTATACCTTTCTGATGGCCACACCCACCAAAACATCAGCCAATCCAAACTTGCATTACGGAACAACTCCATCCAGGCCTACCAATGAAAACGCAGTAGATGCACCTACTTCTGTACCTCTTTCATCCGAGAGAGAAAGTGATGAGAAAGACATATCTGTTGAAGAAATGGAGAAAGACagtgaggagagagaggaagCAGTT
Proteins encoded in this region:
- the oc90 gene encoding otoconin-90, translating into MKLLLYLLLFTLQKVHGTPVFCPETSNLSSDQLLIGCLGVRLSWLYAVFDDLLSVLDFAVNLRCETGICPADIQNHGHYCSNAKTQDEAHTHIQPADTLDRCCLTHWRCYQEVKERNCSRPTPIHTNYTCSYNSSCDTLDFCDEGFCLCDRTVIDCISSNYPITKQDGDNQPVTSQTVFSFVTDLPDNDTYTSEVSYGIDRVEVSQSDFDMEVLSYGLNDTLNETMSNFTNELVSVNGSQTNQSTENPAIYQTGKDFYQTCSDFNFTPSKLLIFIMVTAVLMTEEREILTSHDTMKLTTNYEQTVSTQLTLITGSQTVTHLPKTHTYTSTHSNPPQHLSITQRPASTTYITPATTYTHTLTHPDHQTAEEEEESNEDETVDDEGTLPPVTSNTLKPAYTPAHGIHKTHVVKPLTHTSSPGTHRTHTVKPLTHITAPGVHTTRTIESYVSAPSHTIKEEKSDESVVREEDQETVEKDNDKEIEVQQTQTNQSMYTFLMATPTKTSANPNLHYGTTPSRPTNENAVDAPTSVPLSSERESDEKDISVEEMEKDSEEREEAVEEVEKESVNEGFLLNTLNKTQENNAELPDDLSITKPTTSASHSTQTQAKTKASHMGSSSEEDERQKKESEEDLQSDKDRQNSILSHTPAEPTDNHKTTSTVPHEPTSSWTTTTTSGRVVETVPQPQKPAHPPLILPSIAPMTTTAEEESAEEEEPTEEDEKKEEKEPSDSSQETDKIESIRVRRRAVPFFAWSLLEAAGLSDLKAQEETEECSMSFLQYNAAGQVLRDMSGLGEMLNCLTGRCPHEYQHYGCYCGQQGTGNPVDQLDRCCFLQQCCLEQLSVLGCRKNRKLNAQISCHNGKPQCLGVSVCDRLQCVCDRLTADCIAASRFNHSITSSCSGPRPPCYRKPHSSTQLANQVSSEESNEMTLPQPQLNTQSQQFNTQVQPHTLSVVTKNTHTNSKPAGGTKQEEEEEEEEEPGKEEEENEEEEEEEEELEL